The Hordeum vulgare subsp. vulgare chromosome 7H, MorexV3_pseudomolecules_assembly, whole genome shotgun sequence DNA window taataaaattgcatagagaCTTTCGGacaccgaggataatttaatcaaccccccgggccagtgctccgcatgagtgttggtccacccacctagcagtcggcggtgccacctcggggcaactcgaggtttggctaccgtccactatgcataaacGGTGTGTCCTgaaaacgagatacacggctcctatcgggttcgtcgacacaccgggtggccttgctggattagttttacctttaacgagatatcttgtgcatcgggattccgatgatgctttgggtaatctcagagttgaggttttccactagggaatccgacaagatcgtgagcttcatgattgaggatttctatgcggcttgtggtaatttgtggtggactagttggagcacccctgcagggttaaaatcttttcggaaagccgtgcccgcggttatgtggcaacgtgaaaactttatttaacactggttctagataacttgaagttaacttaattaaaatatgccaactgtgtgcgtaaccgtgactatctctttcgtgagtttcttctccgatcgaggacacggtggggttatgtctgacgtaggtaggtgttcaggatcattcatttgatcattcgtagttcatgtccgctatgcgtagtacttccctctcttatttcttgtactcgtaagtttagccaccaaatatatgcttagccgctgctgcaacctcaccactttaccatgcctcacctaataagctttgctagtcttgatacctttgaaaatgagattgctgagtcccctgtgactcaaagattactacaacaccagttgcaggtacaggtaaaggttatatgacgcgagcgcgtagattgtttatttggagttgcttcttcttcttcatcatcgatctaggatgggttccaggccggcagcctgagatagcaaggatggacatcgttcttcttttgtcgcttgttttcgtccgtagtcggaccctgctcttactcttgatgattatgtaatgtactgatgtgactctgatgtagcttgtggcgagtgtaagccaattctatatatatctctccttttcagtacatgtacttgtaacgatatacattcttgcgacatgacgagatgcgcttctatccctaacgaggccttcgtgccaaattgaggatagggtcgcatcttggacatGACACCGCTTGTCCTCCTTTTTGGAGTTCGTCTTTCCCCGTGGCCGTGGCTTCTCACCCTCCCCAACCTCCTCATTGGCTTCCTTACCCCCTGCCCTGTGAGGGCGGCATATTGGAGCTTAAAATTTTCCTCATCTTTGATGATCCTCCAATGAGAAAGGTTGAAGGACTTGTCTTCATATTGGACCTTGAATGCCTCTAAAACTTGAAATGCCTACAAATAAATTACACGACGCAAGCAAATTAGCAAATGAACATGCATACCATGTATTGTATGTCAATGCCGCTCACATGTCTTGTATGTCGATGCCGCTCACGGAGTGTGCCTTGATGCTCTCATAAATGGCACAAAACATGTTGCATTCTTGTTGTATCACCTTCCATCGCTTCCAAATAGACACCCACACACGCGTGTTCTGCATTTGATACGGCGAGAAATTCTTGCGTTCGTGAAACTCACGATGGACACGATCCAAAAGGTTGATGCCTTCTGATCGACGCCGACCTTGGGGTCTTGCCCAATGTCTCTCCAAAACTCACAAAGGAGCTTGTCATCGGCCGTCGTGTATGCCTTCGTTCGTCTCTTTCGCTTGGGCTGCACCTCGACGACTTGCGTGGCGAGCTCATCCTCGAACATAGCCTCTTCGTTGATGTCCACCTCATCCTCTTCCTCGAGGTCGTAGTCATCCGAAAACACGTGGTTGAGCGGGAAGCCGTCCCGTTCCATCTTGCATGAAGGCGGGCTCCATGCCAGCTTGGTCATAGGTCGACGACGTGAACGATCCACCTCGGTCGTCCTGGCTTTGGGTCTCACCGAGATCTTAGCCATCACCATCTGCGACTGCCGGAGCACCATCGAAGATGATGCTCTGTATGAAGTGGTTGGCCCTCTCATCATCGATGGCTGTCGGCATTCCGTCGATTAGGTTGCGAGCGCCGGAGAGCATGTCGGCTGACATCTCCCGTGCGTGTCTCCTCGTCCCATCGAATGACGAACCACCGGCTACCGGTGTAGGGTTGAGGTCAATGTGCATAGGCGGGGGCGTGGATGGCGCGATCACGCTCACCTCCAACGAGCATTCGTCTGGAAGACGAGAGGCTTAGAGGTAGACGTGAAAGACGGGGATCGGATGAGTTGTCAGACACACAGAGGCGACTTGTAACACTATCCAAGGAAAGGTAAACGAGCCTGTGCTGGCCGCCATGGCCACGGCGACGTTGACGAGCCCGTCCTAGCCAGGATTTAACCCTAGGTACAAAAACGCTTCCCTTGTTACCGCCACGTGCAGGGGGAGTCCTCCCGCTGCGCTGCCCCAGCTATGGTCCCAACGGCTACTGCTTCATTCCTAACTCCCGCTGCGTGCCTCTGGCCCTTTCTCTTCATCAACTCCCAAGACCGCTCCTCGAGCGTCAACGTCCATGGCAAATGGCCGAGGAACGCACGTGAGCTGGCGAGCCAGAGGGAGTAGTTGGCACGCAGCACGCGTCCATCTTGTGTCCACGCCAACGCAAATCAAGCTTAAAAATGGATCGACAGACGAACAAAAGTACATTTGGGTTGGCATGTTGGGACAAAAGTACATTTGGGTTGGCATGTTGGGACTGTCGCCACGACCCAAACAAATGCACGCCGACAAAATGGGCAGACGCACCGGAGTTGCTCTTAGAAGTTCCATTAAAGAACTACATACGAATGCATATAGTGAtatcactcattttactccgtaatGAGATATCTAAATAATACtctctccgtaaactaatattagAATGTTTAGATCACCATTTTAGTAAtccaaacactcttatattaattTATAGAGGGAGTATATATTCAGGAATGGAGAGAGTATAAAAAGAGTAGCTCATCGCCTAGATATGAAGGAAATGGGCCTCGAATTGACTACTAGATATCTATTCAGAACATAATTCTTGCTCATATATACTCGCTCCGTCCTATAATATAAACACATTTTTCAAGCTATATTTGCTTAAAaaaaacgttcttatattatgggacgggagTAGTACTCAACAAGGATCGCAGCATCAAACATCTGAACTAACGACAATCTCAAACAAACCAAAAGCAAGACAGAAGTTGTAAACATCAAACACTTACTCAGGCTGTAAACATCAAACACTTACTCAGGCAAACAGAAGTTGTAAATGGACTGAACGATTTACATAAATCAAGAGTACTTGACTAGCAACTCGGTGCGGAAAAACAGATGGTAACTCATGTCCAACTAACATGAACCAGGCGTCTAGCGACACCATCCACATTTATTCCCATAGACAAAGGGGCACCTCTGACCAGGCGCCACAAGGAAAGCAGAACGCTCTACTGGGTCTTGGCCATGTGGCGGATCAGGTCGACAACACGGTTGCTGCAGAGGAAAAAATTCAAAGTGTTACAGAATGAATCGATGAAATAGACATTGGACAGCAGGTTGTAGAAATAAATCCATTATGGCAACTCACCTGTAACCCCACTCGTTGTCATACCACGAGACAAGCTTGACGAAATGGTCGTTCAGAGCAATTCCAGCCTTAGCATCAAAGATGCTGGACCTAATAAATGATAAAATATAGAATGGAGAACAGTTACTATCTGATAACGCTCGGTAGCTTTTGCCAGCAGCATTACGACATTGAGCATACCTGCTGTCACCAACGAAGTCGGTGGAGACCAAATCTTCCTCAACGTAACCCATGATACCCTTGAGCTTTCCCTCGGAAGCAGCCCTGAAAATAATTTGCGTACTCTATTAGTGACATCTGGGAACGATATTCGTAGAATCGTCACACATGCGCAGGCAGGCAGGAATTATAAGCAGGACTTTCTCAACAACTCTTCTACTTCTCATAGGAGATGCCCCAAGATCAAAGACTTACTTGATAGCCTTCTTGATGTCATCATATGATGCAGCCTTCTCGGTTCTAACAGTGAGATCAACAACTGACACATCCACAGTGGGAACCCGGAAAGACATACCGGTAAGCTTGCCATTCAGCTCAGGAAGAACCTTACCAACAGCCTGAAACCCATCATAGCATTAGGTCAATAGAACAAAACTGCAATCAATTGATCAAGTCCACTGGGAGCTCACAAATGAAATAAGCATGCACAATGTTTAGTGTATCATTTCACAATCATAGAATAATCTCCAAAGAAAAACATGGACCCAATATGCACAACATAAGCAATAGGTAAAGAAGTAAGCAATCCATTCAAAACAGTGTCTGAAAACAAATGCACAATGCTATTGGTTGCATACCTTGGCAGCACCAGTGCTGCTGGGGATGATGTTAAAGCTTGCGGCCCTGCCACCTCTCCAGTCCTTGCTTGAGGGACCATCAACGGTCTTCTGTGTGGCTGAGAGGCAAGTTCACCAATGTCAAGTTAATGAGATTACTAAGGCAGATAACTTGAGAGCACAGCCAACAATATCTTACCAGTGATGGCATGAACAGTGGTCATCAGACCCTCAATAATACCAAAGTTGTCATTAATGACCTGATGAATGATAATAAACATCATTACAAAATGAACCACAATCCCAGTAGTAGTGAAGGTAAGATGATGACCAGAAACAGAACATACCTTAGCTAGGGGAGCAAGGCAGTTAGTGGTGCAGCTAGCATTTGAGACAATGTTAACATCCGAGGTGTACTTGTCCTCATTGACACCAACCACAAACATAGGGGCATCTTTGCTTGGGGCAGAGATGACCACCTTCTTGGCACCACCCTAATATTCAATGAACAATGCAAGTTATAATCACTTCACTAGTGTTGGAAATACATTGCAAAAGCTAAGTCCCTGAAGAACAGTGGCACTCTTATACAGCTAGCACcaaaaaataattaaaataaGCTACTAGAATAACCCAGCATTTGAGATAAACCAATAAAATTGATGGTCACTGTGATACTGAGTGGACTACCATGAATTCAGTGTTTACTACTAGCACACCTGAAGCAACCAAACACACAAAACAATTCAGAACAAACGGCATTACACTCTGCTTTACACTCCCCTGTGTGTGTTCATTTTTTATCATGTTTTCACACACtaagaagaaataaatatatatggAGCAGGACACATTTTCTAATTGAAATTCAATAATACAAATGGATTCTTTCTCAGCCTCGTATTCAAAGGATCAGAAAAGGCACATATATATAGCTCGGAACTAATGTGTGAATGAGCGAAAACCAGAACGTCAGTTATACCTTCAAGTGAGCAGCGGCCTTGTCCTTGTCAGTGAAGACACCGGTGGACTCCACAACGTAATCAGCACCAGCCTCACCCCACGGGATCTCCTCAGGGTTCCTGTCAAGAGAACATCAAACATTAGCTTGATAACTTAACAGACACAAACCTTCCGAAAAGGCTATAATATCAATACTACCTGACGCCAAAGACAGTAACTGGCTTCTCGCCGAAGAGCAGCGTCTTGTCGTCTTTGAGCTTGATGTCACTGTGCTTCCAATGGCCGTGAACTGTGTCGTACTTGAACATGTACGTCTGCACATCACGCGAACCACAGAATTCAACTCAATTAAACAAACCAACCGAGCAGAATCATGATATCTCTTTTTGCGGTAGAGGATCATGATATCTGAAGGCATGCTACAGAGGCCGACTAATACTACTAGCATAATCAGGCAAGCAAACAAACAGATCACAGAAGCAGAAGCAGGCCTCATGGAACAACAGAAGCAGGTATGCTAACAGAAGAAATCACAGGTAAAACCCCACAAACATTTTAGACCACCAGATCTAGCTACCAGAGCGGGTGGAAATCGCAGATCGAGTGGCATACCATGTACTCGGTGGTGATGAAGGGGTCGTTGACGGCGACGAGCTCGACATCGTCGCTCTGGAGTGCGACCCTGGCGACGAGCCTCCCGATCCTTCCGAAACCTGAGCAGAAACAGACACCAGATCAAAACAGAGGCACCCACACGGTCACACCAGCACCGATCGGTGAACCTAGATGCGAGCGCGAGAAGGAGACAGAAAACTCACCGTTGATTCCGATCTTAATCTTGCCTGCATGCGCCCCAAACCAAGCAGAAAGAGCAGAAGAGCAAAATCGATCAGCAAAAAACAAGCGTCGTTCAGATCAGGAGAAGAAGCGGCAGGAAATCGACGAGCGATTTACCCATGGCGAAGGAGTGGAACTGACGCCGCGACGCGAGATGGTGGTGGGGAGGTTCGCTGGGGACGGGGGAAGTGTCTGGAAGCGGATATGGAGAGGTGGGGAGGGTTTAAGCGGCCGGTTTTATAAAGCCAGGAGCCCAGGAGAGGAAAAGGCGAAATGGAATATCGAGGAGGCTAAGGCTGGTTTTAATGCGTAGTATGATATATTAGTATCACGTAGTATATGATATTAATGATAGTGCATCCGTAATGCTTAGTAT harbors:
- the LOC123413551 gene encoding glyceraldehyde-3-phosphate dehydrogenase 1, cytosolic, whose product is MGKIKIGINGFGRIGRLVARVALQSDDVELVAVNDPFITTEYMTYMFKYDTVHGHWKHSDIKLKDDKTLLFGEKPVTVFGVRNPEEIPWGEAGADYVVESTGVFTDKDKAAAHLKGGAKKVVISAPSKDAPMFVVGVNEDKYTSDVNIVSNASCTTNCLAPLAKVINDNFGIIEGLMTTVHAITATQKTVDGPSSKDWRGGRAASFNIIPSSTGAAKAVGKVLPELNGKLTGMSFRVPTVDVSVVDLTVRTEKAASYDDIKKAIKAASEGKLKGIMGYVEEDLVSTDFVGDSRSSIFDAKAGIALNDHFVKLVSWYDNEWGYSNRVVDLIRHMAKTQ